In one window of Nitrospirota bacterium DNA:
- the murB gene encoding UDP-N-acetylmuramate dehydrogenase, with product MRNIIDKQLWQEIISPDSFSGEVKFKEPMKAHTYLQIGGPADVFACPRDTVSLENTLAALNEERIPFVTVGGGTNILVKDEGIYGAVISLKNFRRSDIAKEEKDMVMFFAESGTPLQKLVSFSKEQGYSGIEGLAGIPGFVGGAIAGNAGAFGYSIKNALVSVRMMNPDKGIYEMSASELGLEYRASKIPEDTVILSANMRLKKDVKEDVAKRIDSFLKQKRETQPLSEMSAGCVFRNPEGASAGRLIDEAGCKGMRVGNVEVSRMHANFFINKGDAKASDFLKLMDEVKKKVMKVFGTELEPEIRIVGKE from the coding sequence ATGAGAAACATTATCGATAAACAGTTATGGCAAGAAATAATCTCTCCGGACAGCTTTTCTGGCGAGGTGAAGTTCAAGGAGCCTATGAAGGCGCATACATATCTTCAAATAGGCGGCCCGGCAGATGTCTTTGCATGCCCGCGTGACACAGTGTCTCTGGAAAACACTCTTGCGGCGCTGAATGAAGAACGCATCCCTTTTGTAACAGTTGGCGGAGGCACTAATATCCTTGTGAAAGACGAAGGGATATATGGAGCGGTTATTTCATTAAAGAATTTCAGGCGCAGTGACATTGCAAAGGAAGAGAAGGATATGGTCATGTTTTTTGCCGAGTCAGGAACCCCGCTTCAGAAGCTTGTGAGTTTTTCAAAAGAGCAAGGATACTCCGGCATTGAAGGCCTTGCCGGCATACCCGGTTTTGTCGGAGGTGCAATCGCAGGGAATGCGGGGGCCTTCGGCTATTCAATAAAAAATGCGCTTGTCTCTGTGAGGATGATGAACCCTGATAAGGGGATATACGAGATGAGCGCCTCTGAACTCGGGCTTGAATACAGGGCGTCAAAGATACCTGAAGATACTGTTATCCTGAGCGCAAACATGAGGCTGAAAAAGGACGTTAAAGAAGACGTAGCAAAAAGGATAGATTCTTTCCTTAAGCAGAAACGCGAAACACAGCCGCTGTCAGAAATGTCGGCAGGGTGCGTATTCAGGAATCCTGAAGGCGCATCCGCAGGAAGGCTGATAGATGAAGCAGGCTGCAAGGGCATGCGAGTCGGAAATGTGGAAGTAAGCAGAATGCACGCAAATTTTTTTATCAATAAAGGCGATGCGAAGGCATCGGATTTTTTGAAGCTTATGGATGAGGTAAAAAAAAAGGTTATGAAAGTTTTCGGCACGGAGCTTGAGCCGGAGATAAGGATAGTGGGGAAGGAATGA
- the ftsW gene encoding putative lipid II flippase FtsW, with product MNKTYDRWFLLITFFLLGLGALMIYSSTAVVSPAMSKKDVTQFFYFKRHLFTMLLGFAAMFSAYRLRTETLNKTAVPLLIFSFLLLVLVFVPGMGISAGGAKRWLRLWPSTFQPSELVKLSMVIFLAKYMSAYNYRTDSFVSFAKPIAVMAVFQAIFLKQPDFGAAISLGIITLAMLFFSGIRMRYLLSLTVFAIPVIVKLVQEPYRWKRVTSFLNPWEDPQGSGFQLIQSFIALGSGGIKGVGLGESKQKLLFLPETHTDFIFSLVGEELGLIGAGVIILLFVMLFVRGIAVTNKAKDSFVYYLSFGLSIMIALQALINFSVVTGMIPTKGLPLPFISYGGSALLVNMAAVGILLNLSKGEDSRRVVDRTKELVMRKKALRAVYGNKQF from the coding sequence ATGAATAAAACGTATGACAGATGGTTTTTGTTAATCACGTTTTTCCTGCTGGGCCTGGGGGCGCTCATGATATACAGTTCAACGGCAGTTGTATCCCCGGCCATGTCAAAAAAAGATGTGACGCAGTTTTTTTATTTTAAGAGGCATCTGTTTACGATGCTGCTCGGATTTGCGGCAATGTTTTCCGCTTACAGATTGAGGACTGAGACTCTGAATAAGACAGCAGTGCCTTTGCTTATATTTTCCTTTCTGCTTCTTGTTCTTGTCTTTGTGCCGGGAATGGGAATATCGGCAGGCGGAGCAAAAAGATGGTTAAGACTCTGGCCGTCAACCTTTCAGCCTTCCGAGCTGGTCAAACTTTCAATGGTTATATTCCTTGCTAAATATATGTCGGCATATAATTACAGGACAGACAGCTTTGTCTCTTTTGCAAAACCTATTGCAGTTATGGCAGTGTTTCAGGCCATATTTCTCAAACAGCCTGACTTTGGCGCTGCTATAAGCCTCGGTATTATTACACTTGCCATGTTGTTCTTTTCAGGCATAAGGATGAGATATCTGCTGTCCCTAACAGTGTTCGCAATTCCTGTAATAGTAAAGCTTGTGCAAGAACCGTACAGATGGAAGCGTGTTACATCTTTCCTTAATCCATGGGAGGACCCTCAGGGAAGCGGCTTTCAACTTATACAATCGTTTATTGCCCTCGGCAGCGGAGGCATTAAAGGAGTCGGTCTTGGTGAAAGCAAACAAAAACTGTTATTCCTGCCTGAAACCCATACTGATTTTATTTTTTCGCTTGTCGGCGAGGAACTCGGACTGATAGGCGCGGGTGTAATTATTTTGCTGTTCGTGATGTTGTTTGTGAGGGGGATAGCCGTGACTAACAAGGCTAAGGACAGCTTTGTATATTATCTGTCTTTTGGCCTTTCAATAATGATTGCGCTTCAGGCGCTGATAAATTTCTCTGTTGTAACAGGGATGATTCCTACAAAGGGGCTTCCTTTGCCGTTTATAAGTTATGGGGGGTCAGCTCTGCTCGTGAATATGGCGGCAGTAGGCATTCTTCTTAATCTTTCAAAAGGGGAAGACAGCAGAAGAGTCGTTGACAGGACAAAAGAACTGGTAATGAGAAAAAAGGCGTTAAGGGCGGTATATGGGAACAAACAATTTTAA
- a CDS encoding UDP-N-acetylmuramate--L-alanine ligase, producing MFEQYRIIHFVGIGGIGMSGIAEVLHNLGYEVTGSDVKESDTTNRLNSLGIKVDIGHRAENVDDAHVVVISSAVSKDNAEVMEAKRKSIPVIPRAEMLAELARMKYGILVAGAHGKTTTTSLIATVIASSGLDPTVVIGGKLRSTGSNARLGQGDFLVAEADESDGSFLRLSPTIAVVTNIDREHMDFFKTMDSLRDAFLSFINKVPFYGVSIVCIENEELCKLLPYVHRRYITYGLSPDSDVYAADIKKGFMTVSFDVVYKGENLGNFSLPVPGVHNILNSLAAIVTARELKIETGVIKEALKKFSGIQRRFELKGEEKGIKVFDDYGHHPTEIKATLNAAKDGLLARQGAGRLFVIFQPHRYTRTKDLMDEFTSCFSEADILCLMDIYSAGEKPINGIDSNALLDRIKKTGHKDAAYFHDREKLMDNLLMRLKNGDVVFTLGAGDVWKLGEEILEELRIKS from the coding sequence GTGTTTGAGCAATACAGGATAATCCACTTTGTCGGCATCGGAGGAATAGGGATGAGCGGGATAGCAGAGGTTCTTCATAACCTCGGCTACGAAGTTACAGGCTCGGATGTTAAGGAGTCTGATACGACAAACAGGCTGAACAGCCTCGGCATAAAGGTAGATATCGGACACAGAGCGGAAAATGTTGATGATGCCCATGTTGTGGTTATATCCTCTGCTGTTTCTAAGGACAATGCCGAGGTGATGGAGGCAAAAAGAAAGTCAATCCCTGTAATCCCGAGAGCTGAGATGCTCGCTGAACTTGCAAGGATGAAATACGGGATACTGGTAGCAGGCGCGCATGGCAAGACAACAACGACTTCGTTAATCGCAACAGTGATTGCAAGCAGCGGCCTTGACCCTACAGTTGTTATAGGAGGAAAGCTCAGGTCTACAGGAAGCAATGCAAGATTGGGGCAGGGAGATTTCCTTGTGGCAGAGGCTGACGAGAGCGACGGTTCATTCCTCAGGCTTTCTCCGACCATCGCAGTTGTGACGAATATAGACAGGGAACACATGGATTTCTTTAAGACAATGGATTCATTGAGAGATGCTTTTCTGTCTTTCATAAATAAAGTCCCGTTTTATGGAGTGTCGATAGTATGCATTGAAAATGAGGAGCTTTGTAAACTGCTGCCTTATGTGCACAGGCGATATATCACATACGGACTCTCGCCTGACTCTGATGTGTATGCTGCTGATATAAAGAAAGGGTTTATGACAGTGAGTTTTGACGTCGTGTATAAAGGGGAAAATCTCGGCAATTTCAGCCTGCCTGTGCCCGGCGTGCATAACATCCTCAACAGTCTCGCAGCAATAGTAACTGCAAGGGAATTGAAGATAGAGACAGGCGTAATAAAAGAGGCTCTGAAAAAATTCAGCGGGATACAGAGGAGATTTGAATTAAAAGGAGAGGAAAAAGGGATAAAAGTTTTTGACGACTATGGACATCATCCTACCGAAATAAAAGCGACTCTGAATGCGGCAAAAGATGGCCTTCTGGCCCGGCAGGGCGCAGGGAGATTATTTGTTATATTCCAGCCTCACAGATATACGAGGACCAAAGACCTTATGGATGAGTTTACATCCTGTTTTTCTGAAGCTGACATTCTTTGCTTGATGGACATATATTCTGCGGGTGAAAAACCGATAAATGGCATTGATTCCAATGCGCTGCTTGACCGCATCAAAAAAACAGGGCATAAGGATGCCGCTTATTTTCACGACAGAGAGAAACTCATGGATAATCTTCTTATGAGATTGAAAAACGGAGACGTGGTTTTCACTCTCGGCGCAGGAGATGTCTGGAAACTCGGCGAGGAGATATTGGAAGAATTAAGAATTAAGAGTTAA
- the murG gene encoding undecaprenyldiphospho-muramoylpentapeptide beta-N-acetylglucosaminyltransferase — protein sequence MRVIIAGGGTGGHIFPGIAIAEELKRREDKTEVIFVGTEHGIEARIIPREGYPIKFLKAEGFVGVSLLRKIRALWKMLFSIVDSYGILKAVSPDIVIGVGGYASVGPMLAASMMSIPAMIVEQNSVPGLANKILGKFVGAIGVTYQESLAFFPRAKTFFTGNPIRMRILTGSRDAAYDIFSLDRNKFTLFVFGGSSGARNINRAVVDSFNHMLDLKEKIQFLHQTGDHGYEHVRESYRKWGFMGTVTPFIYQMAEAYAVADLVISRAGATTLAELTAIGKSAILIPYPYAAGHHQELNAGKLLEMKAARMILDHKVTGEILAKHIRELYENKYLRHEMEKQSRSVGRPDAAQRVVDIAISLAKENKNAKRKIQK from the coding sequence ATGAGGGTGATTATCGCAGGAGGAGGCACCGGAGGGCACATTTTCCCGGGCATAGCCATAGCAGAGGAATTAAAAAGAAGAGAGGATAAGACAGAAGTGATATTCGTAGGCACGGAACACGGAATTGAGGCGAGGATTATTCCGCGTGAAGGGTATCCGATAAAATTTCTGAAGGCAGAAGGCTTTGTCGGCGTATCTCTGCTGAGGAAGATTAGAGCTTTATGGAAGATGCTGTTTTCAATTGTTGACTCTTACGGAATTCTTAAGGCGGTATCTCCTGATATCGTGATAGGCGTGGGAGGCTATGCGTCTGTAGGCCCAATGCTTGCGGCATCCATGATGTCAATACCCGCAATGATAGTAGAACAGAATTCTGTGCCCGGACTTGCGAATAAGATACTTGGGAAGTTTGTCGGCGCCATAGGGGTAACGTATCAGGAAAGCCTAGCGTTTTTCCCGAGGGCCAAGACATTTTTTACAGGGAACCCTATCAGGATGCGCATTCTGACAGGAAGCAGGGACGCAGCCTATGACATCTTTTCACTTGATAGAAATAAGTTTACGCTATTCGTCTTTGGCGGCAGTTCCGGCGCAAGGAACATAAACCGCGCAGTGGTGGATTCCTTTAATCATATGTTGGATCTCAAGGAGAAGATACAGTTTCTGCACCAGACAGGCGACCACGGCTACGAGCACGTCAGGGAGTCTTACCGGAAGTGGGGTTTCATGGGTACGGTGACGCCGTTTATATATCAGATGGCAGAGGCGTACGCAGTTGCAGACCTCGTAATATCAAGAGCAGGCGCAACAACCCTTGCTGAACTCACCGCTATCGGCAAGTCTGCAATCTTAATTCCGTATCCCTATGCAGCAGGACATCATCAGGAGCTTAATGCAGGCAAGCTGCTTGAGATGAAGGCCGCAAGGATGATACTGGACCATAAAGTAACAGGAGAAATCCTTGCAAAACATATCAGAGAGCTTTACGAGAATAAATATCTGAGGCATGAGATGGAAAAGCAAAGCCGATCCGTTGGCAGACCGGATGCTGCTCAGAGAGTAGTTGATATTGCGATAAGCCTTGCGAAGGAAAATAAAAATGCAAAAAGAAAAATTCAAAAATAA
- the murD gene encoding UDP-N-acetylmuramoyl-L-alanine--D-glutamate ligase — translation MEIKDKNILVFGLAESGVGASNLLARFGAKVTVTDSKPKEALIKYVERLLPAVRLSLGGHPDGILRGVDMIVLSPGVPPDIQPLKKAKEMGIRIIGELELAYQVINSKFKIQSSKFLAITGTNGKSTTTTLLNEMLNKGGFRTILGGNIGNALTEEIFGLVRSQKTDDDFLITLNSQLSTLNYVVVEVSSFQLEAIEMFRPAGAAILNITPDHMDRYHSMEKYKDAKAQIFANQREGDFLVLNADDIETMRLYDSRFKIQDSRLPDVYFFSRKKAVEGVYFKDGVIYSNFNSSLLTLNSQLIRADEINIKGVHNMENAMAASAMALLAGCPAEAVVSALKDFEGLEHRLELVREFEGVDYINDSKGTNVDAVVKSLESFSRPVILIAGGRDKDGDFSLLSSLIKSRVKKLVLIGEAREKIKEFLGGLTETIFADNLEEAVMLARKSASKGDVVLLSPACASFDMFRDYKDRGKQFKKIVKGLS, via the coding sequence ATGGAAATAAAGGATAAGAATATACTTGTTTTCGGCCTTGCAGAGAGCGGTGTTGGCGCTTCAAATCTGCTTGCACGTTTTGGCGCAAAGGTAACGGTTACTGACAGTAAACCAAAGGAAGCGTTAATAAAATATGTTGAAAGGCTTCTGCCTGCGGTAAGGCTCAGTCTTGGCGGGCATCCTGATGGGATACTGCGAGGCGTGGATATGATAGTGCTAAGCCCCGGTGTGCCGCCTGACATCCAGCCGTTGAAGAAGGCAAAGGAGATGGGGATAAGGATTATCGGCGAACTTGAACTTGCGTATCAAGTGATAAATTCAAAGTTCAAAATTCAAAGTTCAAAATTTCTGGCAATAACAGGGACTAATGGGAAATCAACCACTACAACATTATTAAACGAGATGTTAAATAAAGGAGGCTTCAGGACAATTCTGGGAGGGAATATAGGGAATGCCCTGACAGAAGAGATATTTGGATTAGTCAGAAGTCAGAAAACCGATGATGATTTTCTGATAACTCTTAACTCTCAACTCTCAACTCTTAACTACGTGGTCGTTGAGGTGTCAAGTTTTCAGCTGGAGGCAATAGAGATGTTCAGGCCTGCCGGAGCAGCTATCCTCAATATCACGCCTGACCATATGGACAGATACCATTCAATGGAAAAATACAAAGACGCAAAGGCGCAGATATTCGCAAACCAGAGGGAAGGAGATTTCCTGGTCCTTAATGCGGATGACATAGAAACGATGAGATTATACGATTCAAGATTCAAGATTCAAGATTCAAGATTACCTGATGTATATTTCTTCAGCCGTAAGAAAGCGGTAGAAGGGGTCTACTTTAAAGACGGAGTTATTTATTCTAACTTCAACTCTTCACTCTTAACTCTTAACTCTCAACTTATTCGTGCTGATGAGATAAACATTAAAGGTGTTCACAACATGGAGAATGCCATGGCTGCTTCGGCCATGGCTCTCCTTGCAGGATGTCCGGCAGAGGCAGTTGTAAGCGCCTTAAAAGATTTTGAGGGGCTTGAACACCGTCTTGAACTTGTCAGGGAATTTGAAGGCGTGGATTACATCAATGACTCAAAAGGCACGAATGTGGATGCGGTGGTAAAGTCGCTTGAGAGTTTTTCAAGGCCTGTAATCCTGATTGCAGGCGGAAGAGACAAAGACGGAGATTTTTCTCTTCTGAGTTCTCTCATAAAAAGCAGAGTAAAAAAACTCGTTCTCATCGGAGAGGCAAGGGAAAAAATAAAAGAATTTCTCGGCGGACTGACAGAGACCATATTTGCGGATAATCTGGAAGAAGCTGTGATGCTAGCCAGAAAATCAGCGTCAAAAGGCGATGTTGTGCTCCTCTCTCCCGCATGCGCAAGTTTTGATATGTTCAGGGATTACAAAGACAGGGGAAAGCAGTTTAAAAAGATTGTGAAGGGTTTATCCTGA
- a CDS encoding D-alanine--D-alanine ligase — translation MLTDRKIGVLMGGISREREVSLRSGSAVFNALKKLGYTAVAIDAASNICEVLKKEKIDIAFLVLHGGWGEDGSIQGLLEVMGIPYTGSDVLSSAIAMNKAASKKIFFYHRIPAPPFIVLDKKAVSCQLSAISFEMPWVVKPVCEGSSVGVSIARDKGQIESALKTGFSYGSEIIIEKYIEGKEVHVGILNDRALGGVEVKTSLEFYSYEAKYTAGLTEYILPPKIDEALYMKAKDIALSANRALGCSGATRVDLRIDNDGNPYVLEVNTIPGMTETSLLPKIAKEAGFDFPALVEEILKDAIEREQRRHYEE, via the coding sequence ATGCTGACTGATAGAAAGATAGGCGTTTTAATGGGCGGCATATCCAGAGAGAGAGAGGTTTCGCTGAGAAGCGGGAGTGCGGTTTTCAATGCCCTGAAAAAACTCGGGTATACCGCTGTTGCGATAGATGCGGCGTCAAACATATGCGAGGTGTTGAAAAAGGAGAAGATTGATATAGCATTTCTTGTTCTTCACGGAGGCTGGGGAGAAGACGGCTCTATACAGGGGCTTCTTGAAGTTATGGGAATTCCTTACACAGGGTCTGATGTCCTTTCTTCGGCGATTGCAATGAACAAGGCGGCGTCAAAGAAGATATTCTTTTATCACAGAATTCCAGCGCCGCCATTCATAGTTCTTGATAAGAAGGCTGTCAGCTGTCAGCTATCAGCTATCAGCTTTGAAATGCCGTGGGTTGTCAAACCTGTATGTGAAGGGTCAAGCGTTGGGGTGAGCATAGCAAGAGATAAAGGACAGATTGAAAGCGCGCTCAAGACCGGGTTCTCATACGGCAGCGAGATAATCATAGAAAAATATATAGAGGGCAAGGAAGTCCATGTAGGGATTCTTAATGACAGGGCGCTCGGAGGTGTTGAGGTAAAGACATCACTTGAATTTTACAGCTACGAGGCAAAATACACAGCAGGTTTAACTGAATATATACTCCCTCCTAAAATAGATGAAGCACTGTATATGAAGGCAAAAGATATTGCCCTTTCAGCGAACAGAGCGCTCGGTTGTTCAGGAGCGACAAGGGTTGATTTGAGGATTGATAATGACGGCAATCCCTATGTGCTTGAAGTTAACACAATACCGGGCATGACAGAAACAAGCCTCTTGCCGAAGATTGCAAAGGAGGCGGGGTTTGATTTCCCTGCGCTTGTGGAGGAGATTCTTAAAGACGCAATTGAAAGAGAGCAGAGAAGGCATTATGAGGAATAA